A window from Romeriopsis navalis LEGE 11480 encodes these proteins:
- a CDS encoding pre-peptidase C-terminal domain-containing protein — MRADLSGNTLLTARDVGTAFLQAPQGFYDSTSLQDRTDLYRVTLSRSGQLSLQLGQLTGDADLEILDADGQNLHGSYQSGQSKESLTVDLAAGSYYVHVTHFYGEVDYYLQIANSLQPAIETTLTDAATTSELPAPPVVSPANPPTVETPLAPVVIPNAAPVLGSMVKSGQQNIDALINPYGNYWDTRNTGGVITYSFYGANSGPYYGSETPTELNESIKASVREILSNIESYINVRFAEVEDTANNYGVIRYMFSDGGGNSDFYAYSYYPWFSDIGSDVHLNATWDQQSHATFSNGSGTNGYTTLIHETLHALGLKHPGNYDSLSDSNEGPFLDPNLDNKSNTVLSYNYSGAASITPLNYDIRALQYLYGARSNAAQNSVYQFTAPMHYELNGERFGKTSRAVNQAIWDSGGIDTIDLSGVDRYDYHVDLRDGGLLTTQTALLSGNYTDRVTNQSFITHSYSTGFAFGMVLENVISSGGNDRIIANDASNIFAGYGASSFGNDVLENTNGADILDLSGNARSQLSLTNNAGDLVVDWGTNNSIKVSGYFTGNTSLRIFIEGQYYTVTATGGWTVAAAPATSDQTVTTAPAESTTSASDFFVVPETNATGANATGANELAVGQADWQVATFDREALPETPPRCHCVLCRPIPTKDDQAPAGLNLVGQSHLADLLVS, encoded by the coding sequence ATGCGTGCAGATTTATCTGGCAACACGCTGTTGACGGCACGTGATGTCGGCACAGCTTTTTTGCAAGCACCTCAAGGTTTCTATGACAGTACCAGCTTGCAAGATCGAACGGATTTGTATCGCGTCACGCTCAGTCGTTCCGGCCAGCTATCGCTACAGTTAGGCCAATTGACCGGTGATGCTGATCTAGAAATTCTCGATGCCGATGGCCAGAATCTGCACGGTTCTTATCAGAGTGGTCAAAGTAAGGAATCACTTACGGTTGATTTGGCGGCGGGCTCATATTATGTGCACGTGACGCATTTCTATGGTGAAGTTGACTATTATTTGCAGATTGCAAATTCGCTGCAACCGGCAATCGAGACAACCCTGACTGATGCTGCTACGACTTCTGAACTGCCAGCCCCGCCGGTTGTTTCCCCCGCGAATCCGCCAACTGTGGAAACACCCTTAGCGCCGGTTGTCATTCCGAATGCGGCACCTGTATTGGGATCGATGGTGAAATCCGGTCAGCAAAATATTGATGCGTTGATCAATCCCTACGGTAACTATTGGGATACGCGCAACACTGGCGGTGTCATCACTTATAGCTTTTATGGGGCCAATTCTGGACCTTATTACGGGAGTGAGACTCCGACTGAACTGAATGAGTCGATTAAAGCCAGTGTGCGTGAGATTCTGAGTAATATCGAGTCCTACATTAATGTGCGCTTTGCCGAAGTGGAGGATACGGCGAACAACTATGGCGTGATTCGCTATATGTTCTCGGATGGGGGTGGAAATAGCGATTTTTATGCTTATTCTTACTATCCTTGGTTCAGTGACATTGGCAGTGATGTGCATTTAAATGCCACTTGGGATCAGCAGTCCCATGCCACATTCTCAAATGGATCAGGGACGAATGGCTATACGACGTTAATTCATGAGACGTTACATGCTCTAGGACTGAAGCATCCTGGAAATTATGATTCCTTGAGTGATAGTAACGAAGGTCCGTTCCTTGATCCGAATTTGGATAATAAATCCAATACGGTGTTGAGTTACAACTACTCCGGCGCTGCTTCGATAACGCCTTTAAACTACGATATTCGGGCGTTGCAATATCTCTATGGTGCACGGTCAAATGCCGCGCAGAACTCGGTTTATCAGTTTACGGCGCCGATGCATTATGAGCTCAATGGTGAGCGCTTTGGCAAAACGAGTCGAGCGGTTAACCAAGCGATTTGGGATAGTGGGGGGATTGACACGATCGATCTATCTGGCGTCGATCGCTATGACTATCATGTTGATCTACGCGACGGTGGCTTGCTGACGACCCAGACGGCTTTGCTATCGGGCAACTATACCGATCGGGTCACCAACCAATCATTTATCACGCACTCTTACAGTACGGGTTTCGCCTTTGGTATGGTATTGGAAAATGTGATTAGTTCCGGCGGCAATGATCGGATTATTGCGAACGACGCAAGTAATATTTTTGCTGGCTATGGTGCGTCGAGCTTCGGGAATGATGTGCTGGAAAATACGAATGGCGCCGATATCTTGGATCTTTCGGGTAATGCGCGATCGCAGCTAAGCCTCACCAATAATGCTGGCGACCTCGTGGTTGACTGGGGCACGAATAATTCGATTAAAGTCAGTGGTTATTTCACCGGGAATACGAGTCTGCGCATCTTTATTGAAGGGCAGTACTATACAGTGACGGCTACGGGCGGCTGGACGGTGGCGGCGGCACCAGCGACCAGTGATCAAACAGTTACGACCGCTCCAGCCGAATCCACAACATCGGCGTCGGATTTCTTCGTTGTCCCAGAAACTAATGCGACGGGGGCGAATGCGACGGGAGCGAATGAGCTGGCGGTTGGCCAGGCGGATTGGCAAGTCGCTACTTTCGATCGTGAGGCTCTACCAGAAACACCGCCGCGTTGTCACTGTGTGCTTTGTCGGCCGATTCCGACGAAAGACGACCAGGCCCCAGCCGGCTTAAACCTCGTGGGGCAGTCGCATCTTGCTGATCTGCTCGTGAGCTAA
- a CDS encoding tetratricopeptide repeat protein gives MTQNVDELFDTGLERYKAGESIETLIPTFQEVCNRTKKNSSAFTCLAWLYLLNDQAGLALSTAQRAVKLNPQDPQARVNLAVAMLDCGKKGVRQHIEIAGQIMMVADEMKDEIVQNIEDGLTRKPDWKSMARVKAWLLE, from the coding sequence ATGACCCAGAACGTTGACGAACTATTTGACACCGGACTTGAGCGCTATAAAGCAGGTGAGAGTATTGAAACCCTCATCCCAACTTTTCAGGAAGTCTGCAATCGCACAAAAAAAAATAGTTCCGCCTTCACCTGCTTAGCATGGCTGTACCTCCTGAATGACCAAGCGGGCTTAGCTCTATCGACGGCACAGCGCGCTGTCAAGCTCAATCCTCAGGATCCCCAAGCCCGCGTGAATCTGGCCGTGGCCATGCTCGACTGCGGCAAGAAAGGCGTCCGACAGCATATCGAAATCGCCGGTCAAATTATGATGGTGGCGGACGAAATGAAGGATGAAATCGTCCAAAATATCGAAGACGGCCTAACGCGTAAACCCGATTGGAAAAGTATGGCACGCGTCAAGGCGTGGCTTTTAGAGTAG
- a CDS encoding HesB/IscA family protein: protein MTQATESKKGILMTDTAIAHLKQLKIQQGKELCLRVGVRGGGCSGMSYTMDFEDPSNVREDDEVYDYGDFQVICDPKSLLYIYGMQLDYSNALIGGGFQFANPNADQTCGCGKSFSA from the coding sequence ATGACCCAAGCAACCGAATCCAAGAAAGGCATTTTGATGACCGACACGGCCATCGCACATTTGAAGCAACTCAAAATTCAGCAAGGAAAGGAGCTATGCCTGCGGGTTGGCGTGCGGGGCGGCGGTTGTTCCGGCATGTCCTACACAATGGATTTTGAGGATCCGAGCAACGTTCGTGAAGATGACGAAGTCTATGACTACGGCGATTTCCAAGTCATCTGCGACCCCAAGAGCCTGCTCTACATTTATGGGATGCAGCTGGACTATAGCAACGCCTTAATTGGTGGCGGCTTCCAATTTGCTAACCCCAATGCCGACCAGACCTGCGGCTGCGGCAAATCTTTCTCTGCTTAG
- a CDS encoding DUF6930 domain-containing protein, with protein MSSRLTPATCKRLLKLPQIPNVWEVDRRPLQQGSYSVDLGADAEGDCILWVDGSQGLVRAMDVVQPEVGYEAVVRTLLRAIEYPHDPGNPARPQKVVVRNRELQFYLRSVLQDLDISLEYVPDLPLIEEIFRSFEQVAHNRPPELPPAYAATLRQQAEQLWKLAPWEVLADHQILAITVNHWDLETVYASVMGMLGMEFGVLLYRSLDSLQQFRERAVIDQAKDGMEEAFLEQDCLFLTYEAATSAPSRQPAPFLRLLKPEMQPVFGNLHPLEGLRSFLYDEEAIAFSAILEGLCRFTKAHRHKFTDQQFPEISSRYKVPTLSEQHVTLKFATQPDLAQRLYELADDDEVVMPLIQDDLIPENSYLSLGMITWDMVSTARSGVKHHQPGQAKEGGDGLPVIVVQTTQPKAKQMMATIATMGGLKGVCFNPGSDLLLGEAYDLGLLQAENGELHLFGEFLNDDPMHQSARTKWDQRCRKTQGYCGLVIAKGMKGASRGNPKVTDMMALYEITSLPPETLGIGVLEKQSIPGLESLDLAELESLEDDPTR; from the coding sequence ATGTCTTCTCGGTTGACCCCCGCTACCTGTAAACGCCTGTTAAAACTGCCGCAGATTCCAAATGTTTGGGAAGTCGATCGACGTCCTTTGCAACAGGGGAGCTACAGCGTGGATTTGGGTGCGGATGCAGAAGGCGACTGTATCTTGTGGGTGGATGGATCGCAGGGCTTGGTCCGGGCAATGGACGTGGTACAGCCCGAAGTTGGCTATGAGGCTGTTGTGCGGACGTTATTGCGGGCGATCGAATACCCCCATGACCCAGGCAATCCAGCGCGGCCTCAAAAAGTGGTTGTGCGCAACCGTGAGTTGCAATTTTATTTGCGGAGTGTACTGCAGGATTTAGACATCAGTCTGGAATATGTGCCTGATTTGCCGCTGATTGAAGAAATTTTCCGGAGTTTTGAGCAAGTTGCCCATAATCGGCCGCCAGAGCTACCGCCGGCCTATGCCGCAACCCTGAGACAGCAAGCGGAGCAATTGTGGAAATTGGCGCCGTGGGAAGTGCTGGCGGATCATCAAATTTTGGCGATCACGGTGAATCACTGGGACTTAGAAACGGTTTATGCCTCGGTGATGGGCATGCTGGGCATGGAATTTGGCGTACTGCTGTATCGATCGTTGGATTCGTTGCAGCAGTTTCGCGAGCGGGCCGTGATTGATCAAGCGAAGGATGGGATGGAAGAGGCTTTTCTGGAGCAGGATTGTCTGTTTTTGACCTATGAGGCGGCGACCTCGGCTCCGTCGCGTCAGCCCGCGCCGTTTTTACGGTTACTGAAACCGGAAATGCAGCCAGTGTTTGGTAATTTGCATCCATTAGAAGGCTTACGATCGTTTTTGTATGACGAGGAGGCGATTGCCTTTAGTGCAATTTTGGAAGGGTTGTGCCGCTTTACGAAAGCCCATCGGCATAAGTTCACCGATCAGCAGTTCCCGGAGATTTCGAGCCGCTATAAGGTGCCCACACTGTCTGAGCAACATGTGACGCTGAAGTTTGCCACCCAACCCGATTTGGCCCAGCGGCTGTACGAGTTAGCCGACGATGATGAGGTGGTGATGCCGCTGATTCAGGATGATTTGATTCCCGAGAATTCCTATCTCAGCTTAGGCATGATTACCTGGGATATGGTGAGTACGGCCCGGTCCGGGGTGAAGCATCATCAGCCGGGGCAAGCGAAGGAAGGGGGTGATGGGTTGCCCGTAATTGTGGTGCAAACGACTCAGCCCAAAGCGAAGCAGATGATGGCGACGATCGCCACAATGGGTGGACTGAAGGGCGTCTGCTTCAATCCTGGCTCGGACCTTTTACTCGGGGAAGCCTATGACCTCGGGTTATTACAGGCAGAAAATGGTGAACTCCATTTATTTGGGGAGTTTCTCAATGACGATCCGATGCATCAAAGCGCCCGCACCAAATGGGATCAGCGCTGTCGGAAAACGCAAGGCTATTGTGGTCTAGTCATCGCTAAGGGGATGAAGGGTGCGAGTCGGGGAAATCCCAAGGTGACCGATATGATGGCGCTATACGAAATTACATCCCTCCCGCCGGAAACCCTCGGGATTGGCGTGTTGGAAAAACAGTCGATTCCAGGATTGGAAAGTCTTGATTTAGCGGAGTTAGAGTCCCTAGAAGATGACCCAACCCGTTGA